In one Lolium rigidum isolate FL_2022 chromosome 3, APGP_CSIRO_Lrig_0.1, whole genome shotgun sequence genomic region, the following are encoded:
- the LOC124702759 gene encoding bifunctional nuclease 1-like: MEVIRGPVLPRCAAPALTSDARIGSQLLRRVRMRRRACGGGVLQGDYYGVSPRFLGVPAQRHSRSGWPVCCSYGSSSDGDGTAAANFDASGEEFVDSSIMEAVELRTVSDGFVIKLRDGRNLRCVQNNPRVLRLRDSAPHHAIVLKMEDGSDLLLPIIVMETPSIMLLAALRNIRIPRPTIYNVVKEMTEMMGYTVRLVRITEMVHDAYHSRLYLSKNGNEEEIISFDLKPSDAINIAFRCKVPIQVNKSIAYNNGLKVVQPKPTGSYVNSDQIQYTRLDKPGDQPCFEAQEFDLVRSMLIAAVEERYKDAAQYRDQLLMFRATKKNRI; this comes from the exons ATGGAGGTCATCCGCGGTCCGGTCCTCCCGCGCTGCGCCGCACCTGCTCTGACCTCCGACGCCAGGATCGGCAGCCAGCTGCTGAGGCGCGTCCGCATGCGAAGGAGGGCTTGCGGCGGCGGTGTACTGCAAGGTGACTACTACGGCGTGTCACCCAGGTTCTTGGGCGTCCCCGCCCAGCGGCACAGCAGAAGCGGCTGGCCTGTCTGCTGCAGCTACGGATCGTCATCCGACGGCGACGGCACCGCGGCCGCGAATTTCGACGCGAGCGGCGAGGAATTCGTTGACTCCAGCATCATGGAGGCTG TTGAGCTAAGAACCGTGTCAGATGGTTTTGTGATAAAGTTGCGGGACGGAAGAAACCTTAGATGTGTCCAGAATAATCCCCGCGTGCTGAGACTGCGGGATTCTGCGCCGCACCATGCTATTGTGCTCAAGATGGAAGATGGAAGTGATCTTCTGCTTCCCATTATTGTCA TGGAGACACCAAGCATTATGCTACTGGCTGCCCTTCGGAACATTCGAATT CCAAGGCCAACAATTTATAATGTGGTAAAGGAGATGACCGAGATGATGGGATATACG GTACGTTTGGTGCGGATTACAGAAATGGTGCATGATGCTTACCATTCTCGATTGTATCTTTCAAAG AATGGAAATGAAGAAGAGATCATTAGTTTTGACCTCAAGCCATCAGATGCCATCAACATTGCTTTCCGGTGCAAG GTTCCTATACAAGTCAACAAGAGTATTGCATACAACAACGGTCTGAAAGTTGTACAACCAAAGCCAACTGGAAGTTACGTGAACTCTGACCAAATCCAGTACACAAGACTTGACAA GCCTGGTGATCAGCCTTGCTTTGAAGCCCAGGAGTTTGATTTGGTCCGCAGTATGCTGATTGCTGCTGTTGAAGAGCGTTACAAAGATGCTG CTCAATACAGAGATCAACTCCTCATGTTCCGGGCAACGAAAAAGAACAGGATATAA